CCGCGTACTTATGTGTCTTACCTCAGTAAAACTGTCTCCAAGGAGCTTCATGTCTTCTCTGATGCATCCGAAAAAGCCATAGCAGCTGTTTCATACCTCCGTACAACCGACATCAGTGGTATATCCAGTTTGGGTTTTGTTCTCGGGAAAGCAAAGGTTGCACCGACCGGTGGCCATACCATTCCATGTCTGGAATTATGTGCAGCTGTGTTAGCTATAGAAATTGCACAGTACATTACAGATAACCTAGATATAAGCATAGAAACAGTCAAGTACCACACAGACAGTAAAGTTGTCTTAGGCTATATCAACAATGAAACCAGGAGATTCTACACTTACGTAGCAAACAGAGTGGAGCGTATCAGAAGATACTCTGATTCTAGCCAGTGGAACTATGTGCCAACGCACCATAACCCAGCTGATTCAGCAAGTAGATCCTTTGAAGCTCATGAAATTCACAAAAGTGAATGGTTATTTGGACCAAAGAATCTTACTCTGCAACAGGCAGAAGCTTCTGAGACTATGTTTCAGCTTGTCGATCCAGACAGTGACAAGGAAGTTCGCATAAATGTGGACATAAAGAAGACATGTGCTACACTTGCTCACAATATAGGAATAGACAGATTCCTACATTTCTCTACTTAGGACTCACTTGTACGAGGAGTTGCCTTTTTAAAATGGTTCTGCCATTCACACAGGGCAGTAGAGACACCGTCTTTAACTTCAGTGGACAGTTATATCAACGCTGAAAACTTCATCATAAGGTCAGTACAATCGGAAGTTTACCGAGTGGAAATGGACTGTCTTCAGCAAAATGAACCGGTACCAAAGTGCAGTCAGATAGCAAACCTCAATCCATTCTTGGACGAACAAGGGATACTACGAGTAGGAGGCCGAATAGTCAATTCTGACTTGAGTTTGAAAGAAAAGAAACCCATAATTGTACCAGGACGTCATCATATAGCAACGCTGTTAGTCAGACACTACCATGGTAAAGTCAGACATAAGGGCAGACACTTCACTGATGGAGTAGTTAGATCCGCTGGATTCTGGATTGTTGGAGGGAAACGCTTGATTTCATCATTCATTCACAAGTGTGTGACACGTCGTAAGCTAAGAGGAAAGACGGAGTGTCAAATCATGTCTGATTTACCAGAGGATCGTCTTGAGCCATCACCTCCATTTACAAATGTAGGAGTAGATGCCTTTGGACCATGGACACTAGTTTCACGTAGAACTCGCGGTGGATATGCTAACTCCAAGCGTTGGGCTATACTTTTTTCTTGCCTATTAACTAGAGCTGTTCATATCAAGCTTATTGAAGAAATGAGCTCCTCGGCTTTTATTAACGCCGTCAGACGATTTATATCTCTAAGAGGTCAAGTGAAAATATTCTGGTCCGACCGTGGAACTAATTTTATTGGTGCAGTCGACAAGCTGAGAATAGACTCTATTAACGTCGAGGATGGCCCTTTCAGGAAATTCTTGTACAATTCAGGAACTACTTGGATCTTTGATCCACCCCATTCCTTTCACATGGGAGGAGCATGGGAAAGGATGATGGGCATCGCATCACAGGAGGATACTAGACTCCATGTTGTTAAACAATACCGGAAAAAGCCTAACACATGATGTACTAAACACGTTCCTGACAGAAGTGTCGGCGATAATTAACTCCAGGCCTCTAGTACCTGTGTCAACAGATCCAGAAAACCCATTAATCTTAACACGAACTATGTTATTAACTCAGAAGACAGATTATATCTTCACATCTGATCAATTAGGAGACTTCAATGAAAGAGACTTGCATCTTGTAGAGTGGAAACGTGTGCAAGCTTTAGCCAGTATCTTTTGGTCTCGTTGGAGAAAGGAGTATTTACCGTTATTACAGCAACGTCAGAAATGGATTGAGCATCGCCGAGATCTCGTCAAAGGAGATGTGGTCCTACTCAAGGACAAAAACTTATGTCGTACCCAATGGCCAATGGGTGTAATAATGAATTCTCTGAAAAGTTCCGACGATCATGTCCGGAAAGCTGAAGTGCGTACCATCGTCAACGGTAAACAGACCATCTACACACGCCCAATCGTGGATATGATTCTTCTTGTAGAGAACTGTCTATAATTCTGTATTTAGTGACATTGTATCcaatatttattatttgatatagTGATATCCGGTAGATATCAGACGGGTAGTGTACTGAACTACGTTCATTTAATTAGATATAATGGTTTTTAGACATACAGGAAGTTTGTTCTATGGCACAATAATAGTGACTTTTTGGTGGATCAATAGActcgaaagtatattatatattataaatgttatttatacttCTGCATTTATAGGAATGGTTAATTTTGACAAACATTTCTATACATGGTCTAGAATTGCAACTGATTTTATCTGTGGAAACCTActgtatatttcattaattttctttcaacttgggaaaaggagataattgGTATTTTGAGTATTTTGTAAGTACCCTGTATTGTAAAGAACCACTCAACAAGCATTGAACACTGGTTCTAAACAATACAGGGTACTTACAAAATACTCAAAATACCAATTATCTCCTTTtaccaagttaaaagaaaatcaatgaaaTATGCAGTAGGTTTCCACAGATAACATCAGTTGCAATTCTAGACCATGTATAGAAATGTTTGTCAAAATTAACCATTCCTATAGATGCAGaagtataaataacatttataatatatgatatactttCGAGTCTATTGATCCACCAAAAAGTCAGTAGTATTGTGCCATAGAACAAACTTCCTGTATGTCTAAAAACCATTATATCTAATTAAATGAACGTAGTTCAGTACACTCCCCGTCTGATATCTACCGGATATCActatatcaaataataaatattgGATACAATGTCACTAAATACAGAATTATAGACAGTTCTCTACAAGAAGAATCATATCCACGATTGGGCGTGTGTAGATGGTCtgtttaactaaaacaaatattgataaatacactcgtgtgcgtatgcacaaacacacacacaggtgcaaaaattgctacgcagtaagagagacggtcggggaggaggtagagatggtgactgcgataacatactgtaacttgtcactgaaagtgatgaaaataaaaaatcaaaagaaaaaaatgtgaaaaatatgaaatataaaaaaaaaaaaaaaaaaaaaaagctaagttagattaaaatttccgtagtgtaagttacggtatgttatcgcagtcatcatctctacctcctcgccgatcgtgtctcctcgtgcgtgtgtgtgtgtttgcgcatacgcacacgagtgtgtttgtatcaatatttgttttagttaataaaggaattcagattcgcttacattgttttttttagttacatttaactgtctttcaactcgttaacgctgttaaaaatcatatgtacacaaatttttgttcaatctctcatttttttttaatctctctctctctctttctctttctcagaaaaaattaatagacgtctctaacactaacagtgaagaagaacgagagagagagagagagagagagagagagagagagagagagagagagagagagagagagagagagagagagagagagagagagagagagaacatgttaacaccatgtctaccttctcgccgatcgtccgtctcctcttggcgtagcaaatcctacacctgcgttggcctgtctctaaggtaaagtggcaataaaacacattttttatttattatttctttataattatcttttttacatgcttctttcatattatgcagttatgttattggtatgtgtaattatgtgtagccatttattaaggatttattatgggtttttaggctgaggaacgaattaaatggattaccatgtattcttatgggaaaattcgtttctacatccgaagttggttgtggaacgaattaaattcgtatgtagaggtacctcTGTATAGCCATgataattttcacattttcagtttAGGAATAATGTATTGACAAAATTCTGTCGCTAATAACTAGAAAATGACACCACATACGAGAAACAGTATTCAAATTCATAATTACTAAAAGTGTTCACATTTCGGTTTTGCACAttgttcccacactaacaaaccttacattatttatatggatatacttTCGGCAgtgctggaaggcagccattagatttaaaatgcgaggtggcaaccctgtctAACTATTTAAGTGGGTAGGCAGGGGGTAATTGGGGGTGCCCAGccacccatatactgtatactctcACAGGTGTGACCTgtgtcactttacttttggctggtGGACAGCGGACGTCTCCGCTTTCTCCCTTCAAGGCTTGGTCATTTATCACTATTGCTCTACGCTCATTTTTTCTTCACTGATATGACTGTGTTTTTAACCTGACGCTCCATTACAGAGTAATATGGCAGTTTTAAGGTGTCGATATTTGTTCCCGCGAGTTTATCGGAAGAATTCCTTTGCGCTGACTACTCCTCTTGGGGGTAACCTTTCCTGTTCGCGGGTTGGGTTTTTTCTTTACCCCCGGAGGGAAGGAATTTTTAAACCTGTTTTTTTCTTGAGCGCTTATAGACAACATCGGGGTGCGAAGTCAGTGGCTGTAGCCGAGGCTGACGTCTAACCTGTCTTCGAGGTATGCCTCCCGTTCACTCTGACGTTGAATCCTGCGGACGAGGAGTCTTCTTGCAACCTGCTGATCTCGTCGTCTCCTAACAATCCACAATTTTTCTCTCTCCCTACAAGCAACGTTTCAGCCCGCGTATGCATCTTCCGCCTATTGAGGATCCCGAGACTATGGACGATCATCAACTCAGGGCTTGCTTGCCAGTCGCCGGATCGACGGATTATTTTCTTAACGATCACAAGGGCAAGATGCATCACCTTGTCTTTctggtcggtcaggatgtcgttCGACAATCCATTGATAAGATCAGAATTTATTCTATTCAATGATCGCAGGGGCGAAATTCATCACCTTGTCTTCCTGGGCGGTCAGGATGTCGTTCACGACCATCCAATGATGcgttcagaatttattctgttcaagGAACGTAGGGGCAAGACAAATCACCttgtcttcctggtcggtcaggatgtcgttCGCGACAATCCGATGTTACATCCGTCAGGAcgtcttttttttttgacgatcaATGATCCCCACAGAGATCGCAACGATCATGAGATTGTAATTATCACAATCTTGACAGTCTTTTTCTTGAAGACAAACACCTTTGGGAGATTACTCTGGCAGGATTCCCGTTGGGAAAACTCAAAAACAAGACACGGCTTTTTCTCAAGCAACACTTTTATATTAACCTTCAATTTGAGATAGATCGTTGAAGGGAAAGAGTGCTGCTCtgaggtttgcctccaggtgtgAGAAATTCTCCTTCCGAGGGAGTCTCTCTACATAAATCTTGAGAACATTCACGATCACGAGCTAGACACTCGTGATCACGAGCTAGACACTCGTGATCACGAGCGAGGCACTCACGATCGTGCTCAAACTTGCGATCGTGAGTTACGTTCTCTCGGGTGACCGCGATTGTTACACTACTCTCTACGCAACCCTTCTAGCGGGATACACAACTTCATGAGGTTTCTGCCATTCCTTCTCAGAGAATGAAATTCAGTGCTGTCTAATTGACAGCTATAACAGTTTACCTGCTATGATTTGGGTTGGCCCTGGATGGGTGACTGACGAGAATAACAGAAGTTATTGAAAATTTTTGTTCTCCCAATCTCTGTTGGCCTTTAGCCCTCGGATCTTAGTAGAAACACATTCAACCTTCATCTGCATCCGTTTTGGGGAAACGTCTTTTGTCTACACTTCATGAAACTCATTCTTATTTATGAAGTTGGCCGATGACTTTATCCGGTAACCGGAGCTCTTCCTTAGGCCGGAGTGGTAGGGAAAGAATATATTCTATCCCCATGGGAGAACCTCTTAGCTACAAGGATACTATCTTGTACAGTATCTTCCATCTTCCTTCAGGAAATGGGAAACAGTCTCTTATCTTCTTCCACGTGATTGGAACATTCGATCTCACAGGAAGACGCCGGACTCCGGGATACTGCCAAGCTTCGTCGGTCAGAAGTCTCTACTTTTAGTCTGTCCTCATGAGATGAGCTTAACCTTCAaaccttgtcattattattattattattattattacttgctaggctacaaccctatttggaaaagcaggatgctataagcccaggggctccatcaggggaaatagcccagtgaggaaaggaaacttaaggaaaaataaaatatttcaagaagagtaacattaaattaaatatctcatatataaactataacaactttagaaaaaccaaaggaagagaaataggattgaacagtgtgcccgagtgtaccatcaagcaagggaaatctagcccaagacagtgtaagaccatggtacagaggctatggcactacccaagacgagacagagaacaatggtttaattttggagtgtccttctcgtagaagggCTGtgcaacatagctaaagagtctcttctacccttaccaagagaaaagtggccactgaacaattacagtgcagtagtcatgCGAGGGAAGGTTTTACGATCAGTCCtttagctagagagttatggggtcctttgactggccagaaagaagtacattggatccttctctctggttacggttcactttccttttgcctacacatacaccgaatagtctggcctattctttacagattctcctctgtcctcatacacctgacaacactaagatttccaaacaattcttcgtcacccaaagggttaactactgcactgtaattgttccgtggctactttcctcttggtaagggtagaagagagactttagccgtggtaaacagctcttcgaggaggacactccaaaatcaaaccattgttctctagtcttgggtagtgccatagcctctgtaccgtggtcttccactgtcctggtgtagagttctcttacttggggatacacttgggcacgctattgtttatttctcttcctcttgttttattaaagtttttataggaagtatttttagatgttgtcactgttcttaagatattttattcttcctcgtttcctttcctcactgggctattttacctgttggagcccctgggcttatagcatcctgcttttccaactagggttgcagcttagcaaataataataataataataataataataggactggCCCTCGTCTTGAAGACCTCGACCTACTGACTGATTTTAAAGTCTCGAACTCCTGCGAGACATTTCCTTCCGTTTACCTCGATCTATAATTAGAGTAATCGAAGGAATGACACGGATATCCGTAGACTGTGTCATCACCCTGTAGAAATTTCCACAGGTGCGACAAGACTGCATTAGTCCCCGTCGAATGCGACCTCGGAAGGACTAGCCTGTCTCCAGGTCCTTCGGCACTAAGGATCGTCCTTCCCTTGGTTCTCTACAAGAACTGAGCAATTAATGGTCCCAGTTAAAAGACTGCCTGATGAAAATCTCTCCcaaggagtagatcttctcgttctTCTGGATTTGATGCTTCCTATAGAGGCATCAAAGGAAGAGGGGGGAGGCCACATACAGGACCACATGTCCTTAGGACTATGATTAAAGCACGAATGATAGCGTCTCTTAATTAGTAGGCACCATCTTCCCTCGGGAAAGTGCCGGGGAAAATGACCGTGATTCGTCAGTTTCCCGTTCACGGGAAAAAATTTCCTGCTCCTACGTGGTCTCCCCTTCGGGGTATCCTGTCCATGGGTTTGGATTTTATAGAATCCACCCCTTCTGCaggagtcttcctcctacagcCTCTGCTTTAGAGGTCTTCCTTCGGGAATTGGAATGAATATCAATGACAGGCATTAATCTTCTTTTTGCAGGAGGACTGCTGTCTCCTGTTGGATTCCCTTTTACAAGCAATTTTCTCCGAGAAAGAAATAGATGGCTTCTTCCCACTTCCGTGCAGACTTATAGTCGGACTCGAGGGTGATATTCTAGTCATGCACTTAAAATTGCCAACGAAGAGAATCAAGCTCTTAGGCTTAGGCAACGGAAGACCTTTGCTCGCCCATCGAGCATTTCCTCCAATCGTTGCTCTTCTTAGAGTTTGAACAAATTTATCCGTTGTGGGGTAATACAGCCTTCTACAGGACAGGTGGCTTCCTTCGGTCCCAGGCTTCCTCCCTCAATGACCTAGGACACCTAAACTGCAGATCTTCCCCTGATCCCAAAGATAGGTCTCCCAGTGTCGCACTCGACCAAAAGAGAGTTGTACCCTATGAGCCTCCCTCAATGTCTCGCTCCCGGCGAGAAACCAAATAACATCCAATTTTGTTCTGGGCAGCTAGAATCTCCGGTTCAAGCCCTCCAATTGGGAACCTGCTGCTTTGTAATCAAGGCTGTATCACAGGTAATTACTTGAGGACATACCTCGAGGAGGGCAATTACCTAGCCCCAAGGGTACAGCACGTTTCACTGACCCTGAATGGCCCAAATGAGTGTATTAGACTCCCATTACTGACTGGGACCCACTGGGTCATGTACTCGTTGTTTCCTCTTTTTCATGCCAGTGATTATATTAAGGCCATACCTCAGGAAAACAATGAAAGAGCTCACTCCTTAGGTTCAGCACGCTTCGCTAACCCTAGGAAGGTCAAATTAGGTTGTAAGGATCTCGTTTGTGACGGGGACACTGGTCCTATACCAGTCATGgaatccctctcctcctcctcatagAGATGACCCAGAGCTCAATGTTTTAGGACAGAATCCATCCATAATGTTTTCAAGCAGCTTCTTTGCGACATAAACCGTACCATTGGTAGGGTGGAAACATGTCTAATCTTCACCTCACCCTACctacaggacgtgacccacagaagacaCGATACGGTTTCTCTATTGCTCCTGAGGTAGTGACACAAGTGGTTTAATAATACCTCGGGCtctttgttggacaagtagcagaaggttgaaggcattggctACCCTGGgcaagactgggatgaatgaaggTATGCCTGGCtctttactttcatcatcttccccTCCTTTGGGGAACAGCATTAGTGTGGGAactaatgacaaatttggagataatttttattattccctaactaatacaaatctgtagttatttatataaaatggcccgccatcacctatccctcagtaagtcctgcctgcaatcaaaatgTGACGTAGcttacagctgtgagagtatatatgggCGGCTGGGTAACCGCCCGCCACCCCTTGcctacccactcaagtggttaaacagggttgccaccttgcatttgaaatctaatggctgccttccagctctgcCAAAAGTATATCCACATAAATTTTAACTACAGAtgtgtattagttagggaaaaatacaaattatcttcatatttgttGAGTGAAACAAAATTACAAAGTTGTACTGAAGCTCAAACCTttgggaataaaaaataaaaattgtctttACATTTGTTTAattctacaaaaataataaaaagtaaaatttctgtAAAGCTGTATTTAACCAAATACTGTGAACAATTTATTTACTTTACCTGTATatcagtaataacaataacaagtttAAGAACAAAGGAGGATATGACACtggatataaaatatatctttgagTCACTTAAAAGCTTTTATTCTCTCAATGTCTTTAATTTGTACTCATAGTACAGCACAAATAATTTTGAAGTTTCATGTCACTGAAATATTGTTATACTGAACAGGGAATTGCATAATTCTTTAATACATCATGTTATTTTCTGAAGAACAACTTTCACTCGTAATAAAAGCAGGGCAAATTTCACTATAAATTGCTGGATAAGAAAATTCTATGTATTCGTTTTCTTGATTAAAAGTTTGTAACTCAATGATATAGTTCAAGATCTTATAAATGCCTGACAAGCTGCACTACTAGGTAAAATTTTAGAATTTACATTTGTGACATTTGACATCTACAAGGCTCTCGAGATTTTCCAAATCACTGCTTGGgagacaaataaaataaaacatcagCAGAATAATTCTGATAATCACAATAATCTGTACAACGATTGGTTCACTGACAATAGCAGTATTCTCTATCTGAAGAAAGATTGAATGTCTACGTATAATTTGCCTCCAAAATTATCTTCAGGCTGTATATACAAAATCAGTGGTCAGCTTATGATTACAAGGGCTTGAAATAGGCAAAACAACTGCTCAAGTAACAGTTGCCGTACATGTACAGTAGTTGCAATATGAAACTTTCAGAATGATTATTTAGCTGAGACAATAAAAAATCTGCAGAATGGTTTTCTAAACTGACAGTCACATGGACACTACAATAACCCCTAAACTGATGTCTTAATATGAACTCTATTGATACTCCACATCTGGTAATCACAAAAATGAGATCTGCAAGAAGACTAATATTGACAAAAACATTAAGAATTAATGTGTACTTATGGAGTTGCTTATTGTTTCATAGTTTTACTGTAATTAGGGC
Above is a window of Palaemon carinicauda isolate YSFRI2023 chromosome 30, ASM3689809v2, whole genome shotgun sequence DNA encoding:
- the LOC137623664 gene encoding uncharacterized protein, which gives rise to MDCLQQNEPVPKCSQIANLNPFLDEQGILRVGGRIVNSDLSLKEKKPIIVPGRHHIATLLVRHYHGKVRHKGRHFTDGVVRSAGFWIVGGKRLISSFIHKCVTRRKLRGKTECQIMSDLPEDRLEPSPPFTNVGVDAFGPWTLVSRRTRGGYANSKRWAILFSCLLTRAVHIKLIEEMSSSAFINAVRRFISLRGQVKIFWSDRGTNFIGAVDKLRIDSINVEDGPFRKFLYNSGTTWIFDPPHSFHMGGAWERMMGIASQEDTRLHVVKQYRKKPNT
- the LOC137623663 gene encoding uncharacterized protein codes for the protein MYGNLRLHKIASNSEEVMKAFPTNDLASNLKDLDLEADSKPLQNSLGLSWDVNTDEFLFQLSSENKPITRRGRLSTVNSIYDPLGFLAPIIIHGKLLLRKLVSETVDWDQPLSDETATEWISWRNTLQELEKLRIPRTYVSYLSKTVSKELHVFSDASEKAIAAVSYLRTTDISGISSLGFVLGKAKVAPTGGHTIPCLELCAAVLAIEIAQYITDNLDISIETVKYHTDSKVVLGYINNETRRFYTYVANRVERIRRYSDSSQWNYVPTHHNPADSASRSFEAHEIHKSEWLFGPKNLTLQQAEASETMFQLVDPDSDKEVRINVDIKKTCATLAHNIGIDRFLHFST